CAGATCTTCCACCACGTCGCCGATCTCGAAGGCCCCCACCTCGGCGGCCATCTGGGCGTGGAAGACGATCTGCAGCAGCAGGTCGCCCAGCTCCTCCCGAAGTTCCACCAGGTCGCCCCGGTCGATGGCGTCCAGGACCTCGTGGGTCTCCTCCAGGAGGTGGATCGCCAGCGAGGTGTGGTCCTGCTCGGCGTCCCAGGGGCACCCGCCCGGCCCCCGCAGGCGGGCCATCACCGCCACCAGGCGGGCGAAGGCCTCGGCGCCCCGCACGGCCGCCGGCCCCACCGCGACCGGGCCGCGTATGGGGTCCGCCGGAGACACCTGCTCCACCCGGCCTCAGCCCCCCAGGCCGCTCAGGCCGCCGAGGCCGGAGGAGCCCGACGTCGACTGGTCGGCGTTGGGCGCGCTGACCGACCCGGCCGGCGAGGACACCGCCAGCGTGTCCGCATCGAAGGACCCGAAGGCGGGATTCACCTCGATGCGGGTGTGGGCCACGGCCTGCTGCAGGAACGAGTTGGCCGCCTGGTTGCGGGCGCTCTGCTCCAGGGTGGCATTGATCTGGTCGGCCGCCGCCGCCTCCGGCTCCCCCTTGGCGATCAGCTTGATGACCTGGTACCCCACCGCCGTCTGTACCGGCTGCGGGGTGACCTGGCCCGGCTGCAGGGCCAGGGCGGCCGATTCGAACGCCGGGATCAGCGCCCCGGCCTGCTGCCAGCCCAGGTCCCCGCCCGTCGCCTTGGTACCGGTGTCGTCGGAGTACTGGCGGGCCAGCTGGGCGAAGTCCCCACCCGCCTGGGCCTTCTGCGCCACCTGCTGGGCGATGGCCAGGTCGGCGGCGGTCGGGGCGCAGCTGTGGTCCGGGGCGGGGTGCGAGCAGATGAGGATCTCGGCGGCGTCGTAGCTGCCGGCGAAGGTGGACTGGTTCTGCTGGTAGAAGGCGTGGATCTGATCGGCGCTGGCGTCGATCCCCTTGGTGACTGCAGTGCTCACCGCCTGGACGGCAAGCTCCAGCTTCTGGGCTTGGCGGTAGTCGTCCAGGCTCAGCCCCACCTTGCCCAGCGCGGTCTCGAACGCCGCCTCGGACGGGTACTGCGCCGCGGTCCGCTGCACGGCGGCATCGACCGCCCCCTGCGTGACGGCCGCCCCGGCGGCGGTGCCCCGCTGGACGAAGGCGGTCTCCTGGATGAGGTTGGTCAGCTCCTGCTGCTTGGCGTTGAGGGCCACCACATTGGCGTTCGGCCCCTGGAGCAGGTTCGGGTACTGGTTCTGGGCGTGCTGGAGGCGCACATGGGCATTGACCTCGGCCTCGGTGATCTGCGTGCCACCCACCACGGCGGCCACCGGGGCGGCAAAGGTGCCAAAGCCACCCCCGCAGGCGGTGAGCACCACCGCGGCCGCCAGCGCAACGGGGAGGCCCCGCCAGTGAGACCTCATAGTCAGGCGAGGATAGCGCGCAGGGTCTCCAGCACCCACCCCGGGATGTTGCGGGCCGGGGCGGGCAGGATCACCGTGCCGGTGACCGGCTTGTACGCCGAGCCCGGCCATTTGCGCTCCAGGCGCACCTCCTGGGAGTCCAGCAGCGACGGCAGCGGCGAGGCCTTCAGCACCCCGTTGCGCACGCTGACGTCCAGGATGCCGACCGAGCCCATGTACGCCCGCAGCTCCGCCACCGCCAACAGGTTCTCGGTGGGCTCGGGCGGCGGGCCGTAGCGGTCGGTGAGCTCCTCGCGGAGGGCGGCGACCTCCTCGGCGGTGCGAACCTTCTCGATCTGGCGGTAGGCCTCGATGCGCAGCGACTCCCGCCCGATGTACTCCGGCGGGACGAAGGCGTCCACCGGCAGGTCGATCCGCACATCGACCGAGGGCGCCACCGGCGTGCCCGCCAGCTCCTGCACCGCCTCCTGCATCATCTTCACGTAGAGATCGAGGCCGACCGCGGCGATGTGGCCCGACTGCTCGGCGCCCACCAGGTTGCCCGCCCCCCGGATCTCCAGGTCCCGCAGGGCGATCTTGAAGCCGCTGCCCAGCTCGGTGAACTCCGAAAGCGTCTTCAGCCGCTCGTGCGCCTCCTCGGTCAGCACCGCCTCGTCCGGGAAGAACAGGTAGGCGTAGGCACGCTCCCGGGCCCGCCCGACCCGGCCCCGGAGCTGGTAGAGCTGGGCCAGCCCCAAGCGGTCGGCCCGCTCGACAATCAGCGTGTTCATCGCCGGGATGTCCAGGCCACTCTCGATGATGGTGGTGCACACCAGGACGTCGGTGTGCCCCTCCCAGACGTCCACCATGACCTTCTCCAGCTCGGCCTCGGTCATCTGGCCGTGGGCCACCGCCACCCGCGCCTGGGGCACCAGCGCCTGGATGCGCCGGGCGGCGCCCGGGATCGAGCGCACCCGGTTGTGCACGTAGAACACCTGGCCGTCCCGGGCCAGCTCCCGGCGGATGGCGGCGGTCACCATGCGTTGCTCGTAGGCCCCCACATAGGTGAGGACCGGGCGCCGGTCGGCGGGCGGGGTGTCGACGATCGACAGGTCCCGGATCCCGGTGAGCGCCATCTCCAGGGTGCGGGGGATCGGGGTGGCGGTGAGGGCCAGTGCGTCCACCTCGGCCCGCAGCCGCTTCAGCGCCTCTTTGTGCTTGACGCCGAAGCGCTGCTCCTCGTCGATGACCATCAGGCCGAGGTCGTGGAACTTGATATCGCGCTGCAGCAGCCGGTGGGTGCCGATCACCACGTCCACCTTCCCGGTGGCCAGGCCCTCCACCACCTCGGCCTCCTCCTTGGCGGTCAGGAAGCGGGAGAGCTGGGACACTTTGACCGGGAAGCCGGCGAAGCGGTCCCCGAAGGTCTGGGAGTGCTGCTGGGCGAGGATCGTCGTGGGCACCAGCACGGCCACCTGCATGCCGTCTTGCACGGCCTTGAACGCCGCCCGCACCGCGATCTCGGTCTTGCCGTAGCCCACGTCGCCGCAGATCAGCCGGTCCATCGGCACCGCTTTCTCCATATCGGCTTTGACCTCGTCGATGGCCCGGGCCTGGTCGGGCGTCTCCAGGTAGGGGAAGGCGTCCTCCAGCTCCCGCTGCCAGGGCGTGTCGGGGGCGAAGGCGTGCCCCACGGCGGCCTGGCGCTTGGCGTAGAGCACCACCAGCTCCTTGGCGATGTCCGCCACGGCCCGGCGCGCGCGGGACCGGGACTTCTCCCAGTCCCCGCTGCCCAGCCGGTTGAGCCGGGGGGCCTCGCCGCCGGCGTACTTGGTGATCACCTGGAGCGACTCCACGGGCACGTAGAGCCGGTCGTCGCCGGCGTACTCGATGAGCAGGTAGTCCCGGGAGATGCCGGCGATGGTCCGGGTCACCATCCCCAGGTAGCGCCCGACGCCGTTGGTCTCGTGCACGACGTAGTCGCCGGTGGCCAGCTGCAGCACGAGGGCGGAGGCCCGGGCGCCCGCCTCGGCCGGGGCCGACACCACCGGCCGCCGCTTGCCGAACACGTCCCCCTCGCCCACCAGGGCGAGGGCCGGCGTGCCGTCCAGCTTGAGGAGGAAGCCCCGGTCGATGGCCGCCGTGGTGATGGCGGCGTCGCCGACGGCCGGGGGGTGCAGGGGCAGCCCGATGCCGGCTTCGCCCAGCACCTCCCGCACCCGGTTGGCCGACCGGCCCCCGGCCACGGCCACCGTGGTGCCCGCCGCCCGGAGGGCCTGGAGCGAGGCCGCCAGCTTCTCGGGCGCGCCCAGGGACTCGTCCCACCCGGTGACGTCGAAGTCGATGCCTTCCTCGCCCCGCCGGAAGGGCCACAGGTCGATGACCGGGGCACCGGCATCGGCCTCGTCCCAGGGGAGAAACATTGTCGCCGCCTCGGCTGAGGCCCACTCGGCGGCCTGGGCCAGGAAGTCGCTCGCCCGGTCCCGGCACGATTTGGGGTCGCACACCACCACGGCGCCGCCGGTCGAGCCGGCCAGCAGCGCCGCCGGGGCGTGCAGCGGCCCCCCCACGATCGCCAGGTAGCCCTCCATCCCGGGGAAGGCGAGCCCGGCGGCGATGCGCTCCAGGTCGCCCGGCCGGGCGGGCTCCCGGGGGGACTCGTCGTCGTCGGCGTCCTCGACCGCGGGACCCGGCTGGGCGGTGCCGTGGTCGTGCCCGGTCCGGAGCAGCTGGCTGGCCCGCTCCATCGTCGCCGCGTTGAGCAGCAGCTCGCGCACGGGCAGGAGGTCGACGGGGCCGGCGTCGGCGTGGCTGCGCTGGCTGGCCAGCGAGAAGACCCGGAGCGAGGTGATCTCGTCGCCGAAGAAGTCGGCCCGCACCGGGTGCCCCCCGGGCGGGTAGACGTCGAGGATCCCGCCCCGGACCGAGAACTCGCCCGCCCGCTCCACCAGGTAGTTCCGCTCGTAGCCGAATGCCGCCAGGGCGCGCTCCACGGCTTCGAGGCCGACGCTGGCGCCCGCCTCCAGTCGGAGGGCGCCGGCGCCCGGTTCGCCGACCCGCTGCAGGTAGGCCCGTACCGAGGTCACGACGATGCTCGGCCGGTCCGCATCCGGTCCCCCGCCCCCCACCGCCCACAGGGTGCGCAGGCGCTGGCCCATCACCTCCAGCGTGGGCGACATCGCCTCGCCCGGCAGCACCTCCCAGGCAGGGAACAGGGCGACCTTGTGCGCTGGCAGGAAGGGGGCCAGCGCGGTCACGAAGGCCTCGGCGTCCCGGCT
This genomic window from Actinomycetota bacterium contains:
- a CDS encoding peptidylprolyl isomerase, coding for MRSHWRGLPVALAAAVVLTACGGGFGTFAAPVAAVVGGTQITEAEVNAHVRLQHAQNQYPNLLQGPNANVVALNAKQQELTNLIQETAFVQRGTAAGAAVTQGAVDAAVQRTAAQYPSEAAFETALGKVGLSLDDYRQAQKLELAVQAVSTAVTKGIDASADQIHAFYQQNQSTFAGSYDAAEILICSHPAPDHSCAPTAADLAIAQQVAQKAQAGGDFAQLARQYSDDTGTKATGGDLGWQQAGALIPAFESAALALQPGQVTPQPVQTAVGYQVIKLIAKGEPEAAAADQINATLEQSARNQAANSFLQQAVAHTRIEVNPAFGSFDADTLAVSSPAGSVSAPNADQSTSGSSGLGGLSGLGG
- the mfd gene encoding transcription-repair coupling factor, with product MSAELSQLLALWDRSTLLDAVVDEGEAGLPDVARAFTVAGLAGRVSPLLVVLPRSRDAEAFVTALAPFLPAHKVALFPAWEVLPGEAMSPTLEVMGQRLRTLWAVGGGGPDADRPSIVVTSVRAYLQRVGEPGAGALRLEAGASVGLEAVERALAAFGYERNYLVERAGEFSVRGGILDVYPPGGHPVRADFFGDEITSLRVFSLASQRSHADAGPVDLLPVRELLLNAATMERASQLLRTGHDHGTAQPGPAVEDADDDESPREPARPGDLERIAAGLAFPGMEGYLAIVGGPLHAPAALLAGSTGGAVVVCDPKSCRDRASDFLAQAAEWASAEAATMFLPWDEADAGAPVIDLWPFRRGEEGIDFDVTGWDESLGAPEKLAASLQALRAAGTTVAVAGGRSANRVREVLGEAGIGLPLHPPAVGDAAITTAAIDRGFLLKLDGTPALALVGEGDVFGKRRPVVSAPAEAGARASALVLQLATGDYVVHETNGVGRYLGMVTRTIAGISRDYLLIEYAGDDRLYVPVESLQVITKYAGGEAPRLNRLGSGDWEKSRSRARRAVADIAKELVVLYAKRQAAVGHAFAPDTPWQRELEDAFPYLETPDQARAIDEVKADMEKAVPMDRLICGDVGYGKTEIAVRAAFKAVQDGMQVAVLVPTTILAQQHSQTFGDRFAGFPVKVSQLSRFLTAKEEAEVVEGLATGKVDVVIGTHRLLQRDIKFHDLGLMVIDEEQRFGVKHKEALKRLRAEVDALALTATPIPRTLEMALTGIRDLSIVDTPPADRRPVLTYVGAYEQRMVTAAIRRELARDGQVFYVHNRVRSIPGAARRIQALVPQARVAVAHGQMTEAELEKVMVDVWEGHTDVLVCTTIIESGLDIPAMNTLIVERADRLGLAQLYQLRGRVGRARERAYAYLFFPDEAVLTEEAHERLKTLSEFTELGSGFKIALRDLEIRGAGNLVGAEQSGHIAAVGLDLYVKMMQEAVQELAGTPVAPSVDVRIDLPVDAFVPPEYIGRESLRIEAYRQIEKVRTAEEVAALREELTDRYGPPPEPTENLLAVAELRAYMGSVGILDVSVRNGVLKASPLPSLLDSQEVRLERKWPGSAYKPVTGTVILPAPARNIPGWVLETLRAILA